From the genome of Alcanivorax sp.:
GTGTCCTCTGCGGTAAATCCGCTTTTCAGGTTTTGATTCTGCGTTTGCGTGGTGCATGAAGCGTGTTGCGTGCAGCGTCTTTCTAACCTTCTCTTCAACAGAAATAACGCGTCATCAGTGTGACGACTTCATCGACAATTTCTTCATCCCGGTAATAGGGCACCGGTTCCAGCAGATGCCGTGACAGTATGGCGGTGCAGGCATGCAGGGCCACATAGATGGCCCGATCCAGATTCTCAACCCGCAGGCGGTCGCGCTGCCGTGACAGGAAGCGGTGCATGGCCTCCAGCAGGCGACGCTCGAATTCCTTGCCTTCCGGCAGGGCAGTGAGAGCGTGCTGGCTTTGAATCAACATGCTCAGCAGGTTGTCATTCTGACGGAAATACTGAATGCCCAGGGTGGCCCACAGCCGGGTGGATTCTGCCACCGAGACGTCACCCAGTCCCTCTAGCAGGGTATTGAGCGTGCGGGTCAGATCATGCATGTGGGTCTGCACCAGCGCACTGAGCAAGGCCTGTTTGTGAGGAAAGTACTGGTACAGGGTGGCGATATTCACGTTGGCCTGCTCGGCCACCCGGTTGGTGGTGAGGGCCTCCATTCCCTGGTTGAGGATCAGCTCGCCGGTTGCGTCGATGATGCGCTCCACGGTGCGCCGGGCACGGGGCTGGGCGGGCTGTTTCTTGAGCGAGCTCAGGTGCAGGGGTAGGTCAGCCATAAAATCAAGTATTAACCAAGTAATTACTTGGATTATGGTCGGTTGAGTGCCAACTGCAAGAGATAACAACATGAATGCACCTGCAGCCATTATCGCGCCTTCCGCCAACCCCGCCTGGCAAGCCAAATACTCCGATAGCGTCATGGATCGCATGCGCTACACCTGTGATCCGCTAGCTGATTCGGTGGCGGCGCAACTCAAGCGGGCCCGGCCGGCACAGATGCTGGACGAGGTCTATGCGAGGGCAAAAAGCGAGGGTGGGGTGTTCTCGGATTATGTGGATCATTGTCACACCATCCCCTCCTGGGTGGACTGGCAGCAGGTAGAACATGCGGCGCGGGTGAATCTGGGGTTTGCCAATGTGCGTTCCATTGCCCTGTTGGTGAGCAGCCTGGTGGAGGGCTATTCCCTGAGCAAGGCGACCCATGTGTTGGTGGCCACCGGTCGCCTGCACCAGGACGTGTTGCGCCGGGTGTATGAAACCTCACAGATGACCCACAACATGAATGTCCCCGGCGGGCTGCGCCCCGGCGCGCAGGGGCACCGTACGGTAATGGAGGTACGGTTGCTGCACGCCATGGTGCGCAAGTACCTGCGAGAGCAGGGGTGGGATACGACGAAGTATGATGAGCCCATCAATCAGGAAGACATGGCCTTCACGATCATCGAGTTCGATTATTTGGCCCAGCGCGGTATGGAGCGGATGGGTGCGTCGCTGAGTGACGATGACAAGGCGGCCAGCCATCACCTGTGGCGTTTCATGGCGAGACAGAACGGCCTCTGTGACGAGATGCTTACTGATTCCCTGGACGAGGAAATCTACCAGTACCAGCGCATCCGTGAGCGCCAGTATGACCCCAACCATGAGGGGCGGATGCTGGCCCAGGCGGTGATCACTGCGCTGGCGCGTCAGCCGCCGTTCAACCTGTCAGAAGAGTTGCTGTTTGAACTGAGCCGTATCTGCCTGGGTGATGATCTGGCCGATGTCTATGAATTGCCACGCAGCGCCTTCTGGTGGCGGGCGGTGATGGCCTACAAAGCCATGAACAAAGTCTCCACCTACTCCCATTATCATATGCCAGGGGTGGCAAGACTCAGTGAAGCCATGAATGTGCGCATGCTTCGCAAGGCCTTGCATAAAAACCTGCCGGCGGACCCTCAGAAGCGGGCATTTCGCCATATTTCGTGAAGGTTGTGTCAAAAAAGGCCTGAACTTCGACGAAGTTCCGGCTTCTTTCGCGAAGCGACAATGATTTTGGCCAGTGCGGCATATTTCCGGTCATGAACAGGCTGCAATCCTTTATTTACTCCAGGGGACAAGGTGAGACGTAGCGGGTAGCGTTGTCTCATTGAGGAAAGGGCGATGGCCCTGACGGATTCTGGAGTAGATGCGATGACACAGGAACAGGCTGTATTGGGACCGGATTCCCTGATGTGGAAATATTTTGGTGATGCGCGGGTGCTGTTTCTGCTGCCCAGCACCACCACCGTACAGGTGGCCCACCCGGGCATCGGCGCCGGTGTGGAAGAACATTCTGCCTACAAGGAAGATCCCTGGGGGCGTGCTGAGCGTTCGCTTGCCCTGCTCTGGCCGGTGCTCTACAACACCGAGGCAGGGGTGAGGGATTTCGGCACCCGTCTGCGCGAGATGCACCGCGATATCAAGGGCACCGACTTCAACGGCAAGAAGTACCATGCCCTCAACCCGGAGCTGTATACCTGGGTTCATATCACCACCTACTACGGCATGATCTATCTGGCTGAGTTCAACGGCGATCATCTGAGCGAAGCTGACAA
Proteins encoded in this window:
- a CDS encoding TetR/AcrR family transcriptional regulator — translated: MADLPLHLSSLKKQPAQPRARRTVERIIDATGELILNQGMEALTTNRVAEQANVNIATLYQYFPHKQALLSALVQTHMHDLTRTLNTLLEGLGDVSVAESTRLWATLGIQYFRQNDNLLSMLIQSQHALTALPEGKEFERRLLEAMHRFLSRQRDRLRVENLDRAIYVALHACTAILSRHLLEPVPYYRDEEIVDEVVTLMTRYFC
- a CDS encoding oxygenase MpaB family protein; protein product: MNAPAAIIAPSANPAWQAKYSDSVMDRMRYTCDPLADSVAAQLKRARPAQMLDEVYARAKSEGGVFSDYVDHCHTIPSWVDWQQVEHAARVNLGFANVRSIALLVSSLVEGYSLSKATHVLVATGRLHQDVLRRVYETSQMTHNMNVPGGLRPGAQGHRTVMEVRLLHAMVRKYLREQGWDTTKYDEPINQEDMAFTIIEFDYLAQRGMERMGASLSDDDKAASHHLWRFMARQNGLCDEMLTDSLDEEIYQYQRIRERQYDPNHEGRMLAQAVITALARQPPFNLSEELLFELSRICLGDDLADVYELPRSAFWWRAVMAYKAMNKVSTYSHYHMPGVARLSEAMNVRMLRKALHKNLPADPQKRAFRHIS